The Coffea arabica cultivar ET-39 chromosome 3c, Coffea Arabica ET-39 HiFi, whole genome shotgun sequence genome contains a region encoding:
- the LOC113734988 gene encoding putative disease resistance protein RGA3: protein MADALLGSAVQVLVEKAINLASEQIGQFVGFKKDLEKLKDTLTLIQAVLRDAEKEQATKEIVKRWLENLERVAFDAENVLDDFNYEMIRRKVEIQNQMKREVCLFFSLSNPIAFRCKMACKIQKINMDLKSIHEQATKLGLLQSQNGARDAPALSPPSGGAFIKNRETDSVTVDASFVGRDNDVSAIVTQLTATNNNETISVLPIVGMGGIGKTTLARKVFNDTKIEKHFDKRIWVCVSEDFIANGLFGMILQSLQGQEPEAKNREARVKQLKALLDGKKYLLVLDDVWNKESMLWNDFLGSLKGTSQAMGSWILVTTREQQVVDITRISFPQGYSLKQLSDDQCWRILKENAFGAGEVPDGLKDIGLKIVQRCRGLPLATSVLGGMLRNKEPDEWQKLESGLQILGGGENSNVNEILKLSFDHLSHPSLKKCFAYCSIFPKDFQMERNQLIQLWAAEGFLHSNPTDDMHMEEVGNRYFTILLDSNLFQEAEEDDYGNVLNCKMHDLVHDMVQSISNSKTLRLTESGSVDMETSSIRYLALERIQEEMTFPSTKSFKCITTLFLQGNISLNDREMSFFMLRVLNLRASSVEELPKSIGKLTHLRYLDSSRASINRLPESLCQLYNLQTLRVKYCRSLKKFPKNFKNLVNLRHFDFFNYDRSSDIMPFEIGQLQFLQTLPFFNIGEERGRQIGELRNLKNLSGRLQLRNLELVKSKEEAESANLIGKPNIDELRLLWNEIDNSRNNDSEYNRVLEGLHPHQNLKGLIIERFFGDKLSTWIGKLGKLVKFELQDCKNCKELPTLGNMPLLKSLQLKGLDSVTSIGPSFYGGSGMHSGSRSQRPLSLFLALELLILEKIPNLREWMEAPVHDGTVVVFPVLHTVWITDCPQLATLPSHFPRLEELEIDNTQNGSALMTCICSGVSTLTRLSVKSVNGLAKLPNMLFQNNPNLAHLKLVNCGDLAQFSDFPFDVPQTVEGPNCQSVLEHTGTDNNAPQHLVGLESLEKLTVTECHSLESISIPKGRRYLTALRQLSISRCNGLTHLSIPQISESEWGSTTSRFSSFGTCPPLPLEELYVYSCPNLISFPIDLTRTPSLSYLDISQCKKLTDLPSGQLCSLTSLRYLEIGPFSETTAELHSFLVLFDALPPLHPYFPSLSYLHLRGWPHWESLPEQLQHLSALTTLGLYDFGVKSLPDWFGKLSSLEQLNLCNCEKLENLPSHQSMRSLTRLRELQIIMCPLLKER, encoded by the coding sequence ATGGCGGATGCACTGCTCGGATCTGCAGTACAAGTTCTAGTGGAGAAGGCAATAAATTTGGCTTCCGAACAAATTGGCCAGTTTGTTGGCTTCAAGAAAGATTTGGAGAAACTGAAGGATACGTTGACACTGATCCAGGCTGTCCTCCGTGACGCAGAGAAAGAGCAGGCGACTAAAGAGATCGTGAAGCGATGGCTGGAGAACCTTGAACGTGTGGCTTTCGATGCTGAAAATGTGCTGGATGACTTCAACTATGAGATGATCCGGCGCAAAGTTGAGATTCAAAACCAAATGAAGAGGGAGGTATGCTTGTTCTTCTCACTCTCCAATCCCATTGCATTTCGTTGCAAAATGGCCTGCAAGATTCAAAAAATCAATATGGATTTGAAAAGTATCCATGAACAAGCAACGAAACTTGGCCTCCTCCAGTCACAGAATGGAGCTAGAGATGCACCTGCTCTTTCTCCTCCTAGCGGAGGAGCATTTATAAAGAACAGAGAGACTGACTCTGTTACTGTTGATGCGAGTTTTGTTGGAAGAGATAATGATGTCTCAGCAATAGTAACACAATTGACTGCCACAAATAATAATGAAACTATCTCCGTTCTCCCTATAGTAGGGATGGGCGGGATTGGGAAGACCACCTTGGCTCGAAAAGTTTTCAATGATACAAAGATTGAAAAACATTTTGACAAGAGAATATGGGTGTGTGTTTCGGAGGATTTCATTGCCAATGGGCTATTTGGAATGATTCTACAATCACTGCAAGGTCAAGAGCCTGAAGCTAAGAATAGGGAAGCCAGAGTCAAGCAGCTTAAGGCATTATTGGACGGTAAAAAATACCTATTGGTCTTGGATGATGTGTGGAATAAGGAGTCCATGCTATGGAATGATTTTCTTGGGTCTCTGAAAGGTACTAGCCAAGCCATGGGGAGTTGGATTCTTGTGACCACTCGTGAGCAACAGGTGGTAGACATCACCAGAATTTCTTTTCCTCAGGGTTATTCCTTGAAACAATTATCAGATGATCAATGTTGGCGCATTCTCAAAGAAAATGCATTTGGTGCTGGGGAAGTGCCCGATGGGTTGAAAGATATAGGGTTGAAGATTGTGCAAAGATGCAGAGGCTTACCATTGGCTACAAGTGTTCTCGGTGGTATGCTGCGCAACAAGGAACCAGATGAATGGCAAAAATTAGAGAGTGGGCTTCAAATTTTAGGTGGAGGTGAAAATAGTAACGTTAATGAAATTTTGAAGTTGAGCTTTGATCATCTTTCACATCCTTCTCTTAAAAAGTGTTTTGCATATTGTTCAATTTTTCCCAAGGATTTTCAAATGGAAAGGAATCAATTAATCCAACTTTGGGCAGCAGAAGGATTTCTTCATTCAAATCCAACAGACGATATGCATATGGAGGAAGTTGGTAACAGGTATTTTACCATTTTGTTGGATAGTAACTTATTTCAAGAGGCAGAGGAGGATGATTATGGGAATGTTTTGAATTGCAAAATGCATGATCTTGTGCATGATATGGTGCAATCCATTTCCAATTCCAAAACTTTAAGGTTGACAGAGTCTGGTAGTGTTGATATGGAAACGTCTTCTATTCGGTATCTTGCATTGGagagaatacaagaagaaaTGACATTTCCTTCCACTAAAAgtttcaaatgtattacaaCATTGTTTTTGCAGGGAAACATATCACTTAATGACAGGGAGATGTCATTTTTTATGTTGCGAGTTTTGAACTTGAGGGCATCGAGTGTCGAAGAGCTTCCTAAATCAATTGGCAAGCTAACTCATTTGCGATATCTTGATTCATCAAGAGCTTCAATCAATAGATTGCCTGAGTCTCTATGTCAACTTTACAATTTGCAGACATTAAGAGTTAAATATTGTCGCTCACTGAAAAAGTTTCCTaagaatttcaagaatttgGTGAATTTGAGGCACTTTGACTTTTTCAATTATGATAGATCAAGTGATATCATGCCTTTTGAGATCGGACAGTTGCAATTTCTCCAAACTTTGCCATTTTTCAATATTGGTGAAGAAAGAGGTCGACAAATTGGAGAATTGAGGAATTTGAAGAATCTCAGTGGACGACTTCAGTTACGTAATCTTGAGTTAGTGAAAAGCAAAGAAGAAGCTGAGTCTGCAAATCTGATTGGGAAGCCAAACATTGATGAGTTAAGATTACTATGGAATGAAATAgataattcaagaaataatgATAGTGAATACAATCGAGTGCTGGAAGGCTTGCATCCTCACCAAAATTTGAAAGGTTTGATTATTGAAAGATTTTTTGGTGATAAACTTTCAACGTGGATTGGAAAACTTGGGAAATTGGTGAAATTTGAATTGCAAGATTGCAAAAACTGCAAAGAGTTACCAACTCTTGGAAACATGCCCTTGCTCAAATCTCTTCAATTGAAAGGACTTGACAGCGTAACAAGTATAGGCCCTTCTTTTTATGGCGGATCTGGCATGCATAGTGGCAGTAGGAGTCAAAGACCCCTAAGCTTGTTTCTAGCACTTGAACTTCTCATTCTAGAAAAAATACCAAATTTGAGGGAATGGATGGAAGCACCAGTTCACGATGGGACAGTGGTGGTGTTTCCAGTCCTTCATACGGTATGGATTACTGATTGCCCTCAATTAGCCACTTTGCCAAGTCATTTTCCACGTCTCGAGGAATTGGAGATCGATAACACCCAAAATGGATCAGCATTAATGACATGTATTTGTAGCGGAGTCAGCACTCTCACTAGACTTTCCGTTAAGAGTGTGAATGGGCTTGCCAAGCTACCAAATATGTTATTTCAAAACAATCCAAATCTTGCACATCTGAAGTTAGTCAATTGTGGTGATTTGGCCCAATTCTCGGATTTTCCATTTGATGTTCCTCAAACTGTAGAAGGACCAAATTGTCAATCAGTGCTTGAGCACACTGGTACCGACAATAATGCTCCTCAACATTTGGTTGGCCTCGAGTCCCTAGAGAAATTAACTGTTACTGAGTGCCACTCGCTAGAGTCAATTTCAATCCCCAAGGGACGCAGATACCTCACTGCCTTGCGACAATTAAGCATTTCTCGTTGCAATGGGTTAACCCACTTGTCCATCCCCCAAATATCTGAGTCAGAGTGGGGTTCCACTACTTCACGTTTCTCCTCCTTCGGTACTTGTCCTCCTCTTCCTCTCGAGGAATTGTATGTATACAGCTGCCCCAATCTTATCTCCTTTCCAATTGATTTAACCCGAACACCTTCTCTCTCTTACCTGGACATATCACAATGTAAGAAATTAACCGACTTGCCCAGTGGGCAGCTTTGTTCTCTTACAAGCTTGAGATACTTAGAAATCGGACCATTCTCAGAAACCACCGCAGAGTTGCATTCCTTCCTAGTCCTCTTTGATGCTCTCCCACCACTGCACCCCTACTTCCCCTCCCTTTCATATTTACATCTGAGAGGATGGCCTCATTGGGAATCCCTGCCCGAGCAACTTCAGCACCTCTCTGCCCTAACAACTCTTGGACTATATGATTTTGGAGTAAAATCATTACCCGATTGGTTTGGAAAGCTTTCCTCACTTGAACAACTCAATCTCTGTAATTGTGAAAAGTTGGAGAATTTACCCTCTCACCAATCTATGAGAAGCCTCACCAGACTAAGAGAGCTGCAGATTATTATGTGTCCCCTTCTAAAGGAAAGATGA